A genomic window from Bacillus mesophilus includes:
- a CDS encoding YbgA family protein — translation MSKFVKPIVVVSKCLEFEKCRYNGDVIHDPVIKRLQPFVHFIPVCPEVGIGLGVPRDTIRLVEENGEITLVQPSTKEDLTEKMNEFSSAFIKHLEQVDGCIMKSRSPTCGMKDVKVYSGVEKSPVVGKSSGLFAQELINHDPFIVMEEEGRLNNFLIREHFFIKLFTVSTFKRVIAKRNPFQELLLFHSHNKYLFMAYNQTVQKELGRVIASHKQRDLKELFSLYEQLLHRLFARRPRDQSHINVCQHIMGYFKKDLSQKEKEYFQEVLEKYRSKKLPLSSITSILKSWVVRFENNYLLSQTYFEPYPEELIEISDSGKGREY, via the coding sequence ATGTCTAAGTTTGTTAAACCGATCGTTGTAGTAAGTAAATGCTTAGAGTTTGAAAAGTGTAGATACAATGGAGATGTCATACATGATCCAGTCATAAAACGGCTTCAGCCCTTTGTCCATTTTATACCCGTCTGTCCCGAAGTAGGAATTGGTCTTGGGGTCCCTAGGGACACCATTCGCTTGGTCGAAGAAAATGGTGAAATAACACTTGTACAACCATCAACTAAAGAGGATCTCACCGAAAAAATGAATGAGTTCAGTTCTGCATTCATTAAGCATTTAGAGCAAGTTGATGGTTGTATCATGAAGAGTAGGTCACCGACGTGCGGAATGAAGGACGTAAAAGTTTATAGTGGTGTAGAGAAATCACCAGTAGTTGGAAAGTCTAGTGGTTTATTTGCTCAGGAACTGATAAATCATGATCCTTTCATTGTAATGGAAGAAGAAGGAAGACTAAATAATTTCTTAATTCGTGAGCACTTTTTTATAAAATTATTTACTGTTTCGACTTTTAAAAGAGTAATAGCTAAGAGAAATCCTTTTCAGGAGCTACTTTTGTTCCACTCCCATAATAAATACCTGTTTATGGCTTACAATCAAACTGTACAAAAAGAACTAGGTAGGGTGATTGCTAGTCATAAGCAACGTGACTTAAAGGAACTTTTTTCATTATACGAACAATTGCTTCATCGCTTATTTGCTCGTAGACCAAGAGATCAATCTCATATTAACGTCTGTCAACATATTATGGGTTATTTCAAAAAGGACCTAAGTCAAAAGGAAAAAGAGTATTTTCAAGAGGTCTTAGAAAAGTATCGTTCAAAAAAGCTACCGTTAAGTAGTATCACGAGTATTCTAAAATCATGGGTTGTTCGTTTTGAAAACAACTACTTGCTAAGTCAAACCTATTTTGAGCCTTATCCAGAGGAATTAATAGAAATTAGTGACTCAGGAAAGGGTCGGGAATATTAG